Part of the Candidatus Zixiibacteriota bacterium genome, TTTCCCGGCATTCTATACGGGAGATTTTTTGTTGACACTTATTCGAACCTCTGATATAATAATTTCAAAATTGTATAATGAAACGGAGGAAAATCATGACCCCGATGAAAATTTGTTTTGTGTCAATGGTAATATTATTCTTAACCTTTTCATATTCATTTGGCGGTATTTTGACCGGCACCCTCAACCCGGCCAGCACCTGTGGATATGGCGTCGGTTTCCTAGGAGGGTATGCCGGATTGGGTGATGATGCCACTACTCTTTTTGGAATGCTCAGCTACGGCTTTTCTGATTATACCGAGGGGCGTCTCAAACTCGGTTTCTCCGATCCCGATGAAGGGAATGCCAACCCGCGATTTCTGATTGGCGCTGATTTTAAATATCAGGTCATGGATTATAATAATAAATCCGGGAGACAGCCTTTTGATATGGCCATCGCCGGCTTCTTTGAATATGTGGATTATAATGGCTATTCTTATCTCCAACTGGGCGGGAATATTATTGGTTCGATTCCCTATCGATTCAGCTCCGGACAGAGGTTGATTCCGTACGCCGCGCTGAATCTTCGGCTGGACAGGGTCTCAAATCATTATTCTCATTCCGATTTTGAGGGGGGAGTCAATCTCGGTGCCAAATATGAGTTGACCCAGGAGATGAATATCTATGGGGAACTGCAGATCGATGATAACACCGCTTTTTTCACCGGTCTGGAATTCCGGGTCTTTTGAGCTATCTGTGAATTTCTTTAACAGTGGGAGCTCCGGCTGTAACCGGAGCTTTTTATATGAATTACTTTGATGCCATTATACTGGGGATCATTCAGGGCTTGACCGAATTTCTGCCCGTCTCCTCATCCGGTCATCTGGTGCTGGCCGAACATTTTCTGCATGCCAAAGTGCCGGGGGTGGTCTTTGAACTGCTGCTCCATTTTGGCACCCTTCTGGCGGTTCTTATCTATTTCCGAAAGAAGATATTGTTTCTGATAAAATCCCTTTTTAATTCCGCAATGATTGCCGAACGGCGAATGATCTTATATCTCCTGCTGGGTTCCATCCCGGCCGGACTGGCCGGCCTTCTTTTCAAGGATTTTTTTGAGGCTGCTTTCGGTGCGCCGCTTATGACCTCGATCATGCTCCTGATAACAGGATTGATGCTTCTGACCACCACCTTGGTCAAAAAAGGAAATAATGAAATAAATATAACCCGGTCAATCATTGTCGGTATTGGGCAGGCAGTAGCGATTCTTCCGGGGATTTCCCGTTCCGGCGCCACCATCTCGGCCGGATTGTTTTGCGGCGTCAAGCCGGTTGCAGCGGCGGAGTTCTCCTTTCTCCTTTCAATTCCGGCCGTTGCCGGGGCCATCCTCCTTAAGGCTAAAGAGATTTTCTCTATGGACACGCAATTGATTGGCCAATATCTGAGCGGAACCTTGATTTCATTGATACTGGGGCTTCTCTCCGTATACATGCTCCTTGGAATCATCAAGAGAGGAAAATTCGTTTATTTTGGAATATATTGTCTCTTAGTCGGCGCTTTCGGCGTCTATCATTTCCTGTAGGCTTATGTTTAAGATTCTGGTCATAAGGCTGGGGGCGATCGGCGATGTTATTCTGACTACGCCGGCTCTGATTAACCTGAAACTCGCTTTTCCTCAAGGCAAAATAACATTTCTTACCAGAGAG contains:
- a CDS encoding undecaprenyl-diphosphate phosphatase, translating into MNYFDAIILGIIQGLTEFLPVSSSGHLVLAEHFLHAKVPGVVFELLLHFGTLLAVLIYFRKKILFLIKSLFNSAMIAERRMILYLLLGSIPAGLAGLLFKDFFEAAFGAPLMTSIMLLITGLMLLTTTLVKKGNNEINITRSIIVGIGQAVAILPGISRSGATISAGLFCGVKPVAAAEFSFLLSIPAVAGAILLKAKEIFSMDTQLIGQYLSGTLISLILGLLSVYMLLGIIKRGKFVYFGIYCLLVGAFGVYHFL